In Porites lutea chromosome 1, jaPorLute2.1, whole genome shotgun sequence, a single genomic region encodes these proteins:
- the LOC140923345 gene encoding uncharacterized protein, producing the protein MINDLDTNVQQWKYVDDTTVSEVVVKDGESHVQAIANRVIEWSHENRVQLNADKCKELRISFVKEQRVFDPIIIEGKEVELVTSTKLLGLTIANDLTWNDHVTEITKKASKRLYFLTQLKRAGVPKQDLALFYVSCVRSVIDYAAPVFFNGLPQHLKKELVRLGKRAVSIITSGKCNSAIEVGLTPILEHHYVLCSRLFDNIVSDPNHKLKALLPPDYDNSRYNLRRQRHFIMPKLCTNRTSNTFIYVMSKQSGL; encoded by the coding sequence ATGATTAACGACCTTGATACGAACGTACAGCAATGGAAATATGTGGACGACACCACGGTGTCTGAGGTAGTAGTAAAGGACGGAGAAAGTCACGTGCAAGCAATAGCTAACAGAGTAATTGAGTGGTCTCACGAGAACAGAGTCCAACTAAACGCCGATAAGTGCAAAGAACTCAGGATCTCCTTTGTTAAAGAGCAAAGAGTCTTTGATCCCATCATCATAGAAGGGAAGGAGGTAGAGTTAGTTACTAGTACAAAGCTACTAGGCCTTACAATAGCGAACGATCTAACATGGAACGACCATGTAACTGAAATAACCAAAAAGGCTAGCAAGAGACTCTATTTCCTAACTCAGTTAAAGAGAGCGGGAGTTCCGAAACAAGATCTAGCACTGTTCTACGTATCGTGCGTGAGATCTGTTATTGATTATGCAGCACCTGTCTTTTTCAACGGTCTCCCCCAGCACTTAAAGAAAGAGCTGGTACGGCTCGGGAAAAGAGCAGTATCAATAATAACCTCAGGAAAGTGCAACTCGGCAATAGAGGTGGGGTTAACACCCATTTTGGAGCATCATTACGTATTATGTAGCAGGctttttgataacattgtcAGTGATCCAAACCATAAATTGAAGGCGCTCCTTCCACCAGACTATGACAACTCACGCTATAACCTAAGACGACAGCGCCATTTTATAATGCCAAAGCTTTGTACGAACAGAACAAGTAATACTTTTATATACGTGATGTCGAAACAGTCCGGGCTGTAG